The DNA segment GGATTCGTCAAACGACTCAGATGGCAATTTTAGTTCCCCAACGCAAATCCCGAAATAGGGACCATGCCTATTTGCTATTGGGAATTGCCTTATTATTACGCCCAAATATCACCCTCAGCAGGTCAGATGAAACGCCCCCGCCACCTTCACATGATGCCGTACCTTGTCGTTGAACATCTCAGCCGCCCTCTTCGTGTTCGCGGTAATCAGCTTTATTCCCCTACCCTCGATCATCCTCCGACAACCCCCGTTTATCTTCATACTGCACGACTCACCCTGCCCAACTACCAGCTCATCGATATCTCCTTCCAGAATTTCCTCCAGATCTTCACAATTGAGCACATGCCCCTCGATACGCCACCACCCGCTCACGATCTTGCCAGGCAGTATCACCAGGTCGTCATGATACTCCTTGCCGTCAACGACCATACGACCAA comes from the Anaerohalosphaera lusitana genome and includes:
- a CDS encoding MTH938/NDUFAF3 family protein, giving the protein MQIYSYSFGRMVVDGKEYHDDLVILPGKIVSGWWRIEGHVLNCEDLEEILEGDIDELVVGQGESCSMKINGGCRRMIEGRGIKLITANTKRAAEMFNDKVRHHVKVAGAFHLTC